In the Streptomyces sp. BHT-5-2 genome, one interval contains:
- a CDS encoding lytic transglycosylase domain-containing protein — translation MAATFRRRLQRGVASTAVAAAALAALTASQAPGVAERAARADRSPVPPADTPIDGGSSYFTDLPPLKSPAPPKGSGHSGDSGGVFHGPSQAGIPATVLAAYKKAEDQLRASEPGCRLPWQLLAGIGEVESGHARGGAVDAAGTTLSPILGPRLDGHGFALISDTDGGRYDGDTTLDRAVGPMQFIPSTWSRGGPRGEGWGADGNGDGVKDPNNVFDATLAAGRYLCADGRDLSDQADLDRAVLGYNDSAEYLRVVLSWYTFYRKGTFEVPDGSGALPVHRGGGTSATHTGPGKRPGGEQAAPSAPGGTSGRTKPNTPAVPGGSPRPGRSTGPTHGDGTPTPAPSPKPRPVPHPTPTPKPPTKPAPPAALEAVADKDGKALTATVGTDFATAPRVRAEDADGKPVAGAAVRFTLGAGATGTRFPGGATTVTVTTGKDGLATAPTLHAGDTAGPFTVRATSAATGRTVPPVDFAGTVTARPAPKVDALARTSDKQLTTAAGGAYADDAVQIKATFHGKAAAGVPVTATLVTDDPKKPVENDRGPYFKDPKATGADKDKPVRTLTGLTTGADGLLTLPKLYTDAHPGTYRLRLTTADGAVLTVTLTVTGPAAAS, via the coding sequence ATGGCAGCCACATTCCGGCGGCGGCTCCAAAGGGGAGTGGCTTCCACGGCCGTGGCGGCGGCCGCGCTGGCCGCGCTCACCGCCTCCCAGGCGCCCGGTGTCGCCGAGCGCGCGGCCCGCGCCGACCGCAGCCCGGTGCCGCCCGCCGACACCCCCATCGACGGCGGCTCGTCCTACTTCACCGACCTGCCGCCTCTCAAGTCCCCCGCCCCACCGAAGGGTTCCGGCCACTCCGGCGACAGCGGCGGCGTGTTCCACGGGCCCTCCCAGGCGGGTATTCCGGCCACCGTCCTGGCCGCCTACAAGAAGGCCGAGGACCAACTCCGCGCCTCCGAACCGGGTTGCCGGCTGCCCTGGCAACTGCTCGCCGGGATCGGCGAGGTGGAGTCCGGTCACGCCCGCGGCGGCGCGGTCGACGCCGCGGGCACCACCCTCTCGCCGATCCTCGGGCCCCGGCTCGACGGCCACGGCTTCGCCCTGATATCCGACACCGACGGCGGCCGCTACGACGGCGACACCACCCTCGACCGCGCCGTCGGCCCGATGCAGTTCATCCCCTCCACCTGGTCCCGGGGCGGCCCGCGCGGCGAGGGCTGGGGCGCCGACGGCAACGGCGACGGCGTCAAGGACCCCAACAACGTCTTCGACGCCACCCTCGCCGCGGGGCGTTACCTCTGTGCCGACGGACGCGACCTGTCCGATCAGGCCGACCTCGACCGGGCCGTCCTCGGTTACAACGACTCCGCCGAGTATCTGCGTGTGGTGCTGTCCTGGTACACGTTCTACCGGAAGGGCACGTTCGAGGTACCGGACGGCAGCGGCGCGCTCCCCGTCCACCGCGGCGGCGGCACGTCCGCCACCCACACCGGTCCCGGCAAGCGCCCCGGTGGCGAGCAGGCCGCGCCTTCGGCCCCCGGTGGCACCTCGGGCCGGACGAAGCCCAACACCCCGGCGGTTCCGGGCGGTTCGCCGCGCCCCGGTCGTTCCACCGGCCCGACCCACGGCGACGGCACGCCGACGCCCGCCCCGTCCCCGAAGCCCAGGCCGGTCCCGCACCCCACGCCCACCCCGAAGCCGCCCACGAAGCCCGCCCCGCCCGCCGCCCTCGAAGCGGTCGCCGACAAGGACGGCAAGGCCCTGACGGCCACCGTGGGCACCGACTTCGCCACCGCGCCCCGGGTGCGCGCCGAGGACGCCGACGGCAAGCCGGTGGCCGGCGCCGCCGTCCGCTTCACCCTCGGCGCCGGCGCCACCGGCACGCGGTTCCCCGGCGGTGCCACGACGGTCACCGTGACCACCGGCAAGGACGGCCTGGCGACCGCCCCGACGCTGCACGCCGGTGACACCGCCGGCCCGTTCACCGTCCGCGCCACCTCTGCCGCCACCGGCCGCACCGTGCCGCCCGTCGACTTCGCCGGCACCGTCACCGCCAGGCCCGCGCCGAAGGTCGACGCGCTCGCCCGGACCTCCGACAAGCAGCTGACGACGGCGGCCGGCGGGGCGTACGCCGACGACGCCGTCCAGATCAAGGCGACCTTCCACGGCAAGGCCGCCGCCGGAGTGCCGGTCACCGCCACCCTGGTCACCGACGACCCCAAGAAGCCCGTCGAGAACGACCGCGGCCCCTACTTCAAGGACCCCAAGGCCACCGGTGCCGACAAGGACAAGCCCGTCCGCACCCTCACGGGCCTCACCACCGGCGCCGACGGCCTGCTCACCCTCCCGAAGCTCTACACCGACGCCCACCCGGGCACCTACCGGCTCCGGCTGACCACCGCCGACGGCGCCGTGCTGACCGTCACCCTCACCGTGACGGGGCCGGCCGCCGCCTCCTGA
- a CDS encoding SPW_0924 family protein: MRALTAAAIGLAAALALVFTITAIGAPEGRTSPEPLLTTVPAHP, from the coding sequence ATGCGCGCCCTGACAGCAGCCGCGATCGGACTGGCCGCGGCGCTCGCCCTCGTCTTCACCATCACGGCGATCGGCGCCCCCGAGGGCCGGACGTCCCCCGAGCCGCTGCTGACCACCGTCCCCGCACACCCCTGA
- the rpsA gene encoding 30S ribosomal protein S1 yields the protein MTSSTETTATTPQVAVNDIGNEEAFLAAIDETIKYFNDGDIVDGVIVKVDRDEVLLDIGYKTEGVIPSRELSIKHDVDPNEVVAVGDEIEALVLQKEDKEGRLILSKKRAQYERAWGTIEKIKEEDGIVTGTVIEVVKGGLILDIGLRGFLPASLVEMRRVRDLQPYVGKELEAKIIELDKNRNNVVLSRRAWLEQTQSEVRQTFLTTLQKGQVRSGVVSSIVNFGAFVDLGGVDGLVHVSELSWKHIDHPSEVVEVGQEVTVEVLDVDMDRERVSLSLKATQEDPWQQFARTHQIGQVVPGKVTKLVPFGAFVRVDEGIEGLVHISELAERHVEIPEQVVQVNDEIFVKVIDIDLERRRISLSLKQANESFGADPSAVEFDPTLYGMAASYDDQGNYIYPEGFDPETNDWLEGYEAQREAWEQQYAEAQQRFEQHQAQVIKSREADEQAAAEGAAAPAAGGQGGGNVSGGSYSSESADNSGALASDEALAALREKLAGGQS from the coding sequence ATGACGAGCAGCACCGAGACCACCGCCACCACCCCGCAGGTTGCGGTCAACGACATCGGTAACGAGGAAGCTTTCCTCGCCGCGATCGACGAGACGATCAAGTACTTCAACGACGGCGACATCGTCGACGGCGTCATCGTGAAGGTCGACCGGGACGAGGTCCTGCTCGACATCGGTTACAAGACCGAAGGCGTCATCCCGAGCCGTGAGCTCTCGATCAAGCACGACGTCGACCCCAACGAGGTCGTCGCCGTCGGTGACGAGATCGAAGCCCTTGTTCTCCAGAAGGAGGACAAGGAAGGCCGCCTGATCCTCTCGAAGAAGCGCGCCCAGTACGAGCGTGCCTGGGGCACCATCGAGAAGATCAAGGAAGAGGACGGGATCGTCACCGGTACCGTCATCGAGGTCGTCAAGGGTGGTCTCATCCTCGACATCGGCCTCCGCGGCTTCCTCCCGGCCTCCCTGGTCGAGATGCGCCGTGTCCGCGACCTTCAGCCCTACGTGGGCAAGGAGCTCGAGGCCAAGATCATCGAGCTGGACAAGAACCGCAACAACGTGGTCCTGTCCCGCCGTGCCTGGCTGGAGCAGACCCAGAGCGAGGTCCGCCAGACCTTCCTCACCACCCTCCAGAAGGGTCAGGTGCGCTCCGGCGTCGTCTCCTCCATCGTCAACTTCGGTGCCTTCGTGGACCTGGGTGGCGTCGACGGTCTCGTCCACGTCTCCGAGCTGTCCTGGAAGCACATCGACCACCCGTCCGAGGTCGTCGAGGTCGGCCAGGAGGTCACGGTCGAGGTCCTGGACGTCGACATGGACCGCGAGCGCGTCTCCCTGTCGCTCAAGGCGACCCAGGAAGACCCGTGGCAGCAGTTCGCCCGGACCCACCAGATCGGTCAGGTCGTCCCGGGTAAGGTCACCAAGCTCGTTCCGTTCGGTGCGTTCGTCCGCGTGGACGAGGGCATCGAGGGCCTGGTCCACATCTCCGAGCTGGCCGAGCGCCACGTGGAGATCCCGGAGCAGGTCGTCCAGGTCAACGACGAGATCTTCGTCAAGGTCATCGACATCGACCTGGAGCGCCGCCGCATCAGCCTCTCGCTGAAGCAGGCCAACGAGTCCTTCGGCGCCGACCCGTCGGCGGTCGAGTTCGACCCGACCCTGTACGGCATGGCCGCGTCCTACGACGACCAGGGCAACTACATCTACCCCGAGGGCTTCGACCCGGAGACCAACGACTGGCTGGAGGGCTACGAGGCCCAGCGCGAGGCGTGGGAGCAGCAGTACGCCGAGGCGCAGCAGCGCTTCGAGCAGCACCAGGCCCAGGTCATCAAGTCCCGCGAGGCCGACGAGCAGGCTGCGGCCGAGGGCGCTGCCGCTCCGGCGGCCGGCGGCCAGGGCGGCGGCAACGTCTCCGGTGGCTCGTACTCCTCGGAGTCGGCGGACAACTCCGGCGCCCTGGCGTCGGACGAGGCCCTCGCCGCGCTCCGCGAGAAGCTGGCCGGCGGCCAGAGCTGA
- a CDS encoding DUF4184 family protein, translating into MPFTLSHAAAVLPFLRRTGTARGPLIAPALVAGAFAPDTTYYAATFVPGGMEFGTFTHSPAGVVTVDVLLSALLVGGWLLVREPLRALLPRTGRERPAPGTPNPPRRPHTTRERALAAAWFVVSAVLGAATHVGWDAFTHPGRWGARLLPVLDTVVAGRPLAMYLQYTTSALGLAVVGWFLWTAPRPRPTAGTSGTGPAIPELPLRLRLSLTAVVALGALLGGGYRTLRAYTVHGTTVGWFDYLPDLLFGAGAGLVPALLVCTAALRLRGRRARRDAAATDGNAPGSPAGAEAGPA; encoded by the coding sequence ATGCCGTTCACTCTGAGCCATGCCGCCGCCGTCCTGCCGTTTCTCCGCCGCACCGGCACGGCCCGCGGCCCCCTGATCGCCCCCGCGCTGGTCGCCGGGGCGTTCGCACCGGATACGACGTACTACGCGGCCACCTTCGTTCCCGGCGGCATGGAATTCGGCACGTTCACCCACTCCCCGGCCGGCGTGGTGACGGTGGACGTACTGCTCAGCGCGCTGCTGGTCGGCGGCTGGCTCCTGGTGCGCGAGCCGCTGCGCGCACTCTTGCCGCGGACCGGACGCGAGCGGCCGGCGCCCGGCACCCCGAACCCGCCCCGGCGGCCACACACGACCCGCGAACGGGCCCTGGCAGCCGCCTGGTTCGTGGTGTCGGCGGTGCTCGGCGCCGCGACGCACGTCGGCTGGGATGCCTTCACCCACCCCGGACGCTGGGGCGCCCGGCTGCTGCCGGTGCTCGACACCGTGGTGGCCGGCCGGCCACTGGCCATGTATCTGCAGTACACCACCTCGGCGCTGGGCCTGGCGGTGGTCGGATGGTTCCTGTGGACGGCGCCACGGCCCCGCCCCACGGCCGGAACGAGTGGGACCGGGCCCGCGATACCCGAACTGCCGCTGCGCCTGCGGCTGTCGCTCACCGCCGTGGTGGCCCTCGGGGCACTGCTCGGCGGCGGATACCGCACGCTGCGGGCATACACCGTCCACGGGACGACGGTGGGGTGGTTCGACTACCTGCCGGACCTGCTCTTCGGGGCAGGCGCCGGGCTCGTACCGGCACTGCTGGTCTGCACGGCGGCACTACGGCTACGGGGCCGGCGGGCACGGCGCGACGCGGCCGCGACGGACGGGAACGCACCGGGAAGCCCGGCGGGCGCCGAGGCCGGCCCCGCCTGA
- a CDS encoding class I SAM-dependent methyltransferase, whose amino-acid sequence MSQYVRDSEPEATRRDASDTESSRASRGWWDRNADEYQREHGAFLGDDRFVWGPEGLDEAEAALLGPAAELRGRRVLEIGAGAAQCSRWLAAQGALPVALDLSHRQLQHALRLAGADSGGPVGLVEADAGALPFRDGCFDLACSAYGALPFVADPVRVLREVRRVLRPGGRFVFSVTHPIRWAFPDEPGPAGLSVAASYFDRTPYVEQDEEGRAVYVEHHRTLGDRVRDVVAAGFRLVDLVEPEWPEWNTQEWGGWSPLRGHLIPGTAIFVCEAAGA is encoded by the coding sequence ATGAGCCAATACGTGAGGGACAGCGAGCCGGAGGCGACGCGTCGTGACGCGTCGGACACCGAGAGCAGCCGGGCCAGCCGTGGCTGGTGGGACCGCAACGCGGACGAGTACCAGAGGGAGCACGGCGCCTTCCTCGGGGACGACCGGTTCGTGTGGGGCCCGGAGGGGCTCGACGAGGCGGAGGCCGCGCTGCTGGGGCCGGCCGCGGAGCTGAGGGGCCGGCGGGTCCTGGAGATCGGTGCCGGCGCTGCGCAGTGCTCCCGCTGGCTGGCGGCCCAGGGCGCACTCCCGGTGGCCCTGGACCTCTCCCACCGGCAGCTCCAGCACGCGCTGCGGCTCGCCGGCGCGGACAGCGGCGGCCCCGTCGGCCTGGTGGAGGCGGACGCGGGCGCGCTGCCGTTCCGCGACGGCTGCTTCGACCTGGCGTGCTCCGCCTACGGGGCGCTGCCGTTCGTGGCCGATCCGGTGCGGGTGCTGCGGGAGGTCCGCCGGGTGCTGCGGCCGGGCGGGCGGTTCGTCTTCTCCGTGACCCATCCGATCCGCTGGGCGTTCCCCGACGAGCCGGGGCCGGCGGGCCTGTCGGTGGCGGCTTCGTACTTCGACCGCACGCCGTACGTCGAGCAGGACGAGGAGGGCCGGGCGGTGTACGTGGAGCACCACCGGACGCTGGGCGACCGGGTGCGCGACGTGGTGGCGGCCGGCTTCCGGCTGGTGGACCTCGTCGAACCGGAGTGGCCCGAGTGGAACACCCAGGAGTGGGGCGGCTGGTCTCCGCTGCGGGGGCATCTGATCCCGGGGACGGCGATCTTCGTGTGCGAGGCGGCCGGGGCGTAG
- a CDS encoding DUF3068 domain-containing protein has product MRRPASLVLLGLAAFFTALSPLMRWYAFPRLAKIPPSQYQDMVLEARPATLLDYGTMKARQVPEVTIVQTLKGNVAEAHRVERTTGRDVVVWDTLSFVAGPDGKMVSEIPERYVFDAHSQEPVHAAGEMVDGDPVRRSGIEYKWPFLTEKRDYAYFDAQTRTSAPIHYEGTRTFHGLEVYYFEQTVPWTRVPLPRKMPVQGVTPETVAKAGTTRWYSTRRMFWVDPVTGAPVNGEEIHKEELRGGQLVPGGGKVTAFAGHVRMRADYVASTLALVKSQRTLVLLLTSYLPWGFPALGAVLLAAGLLLEARGRRPRPRPASEGVVSGGS; this is encoded by the coding sequence ATGCGCCGCCCCGCGAGCCTCGTCCTGCTCGGCCTCGCCGCCTTCTTCACCGCCCTGTCCCCGCTGATGCGGTGGTACGCCTTCCCCCGCCTCGCCAAGATCCCGCCCAGCCAGTACCAGGACATGGTCCTGGAGGCCCGGCCGGCCACCCTCCTCGACTACGGCACCATGAAGGCCCGGCAGGTACCCGAGGTCACCATCGTGCAGACCCTCAAGGGCAACGTCGCCGAGGCCCACCGGGTCGAGCGGACCACCGGCCGCGACGTCGTGGTCTGGGACACCCTCTCGTTCGTCGCCGGACCCGACGGCAAGATGGTCTCCGAGATCCCCGAGCGCTACGTCTTCGACGCGCACTCCCAGGAACCCGTCCACGCCGCCGGCGAGATGGTCGACGGCGACCCCGTCCGCCGCTCCGGCATCGAGTACAAGTGGCCGTTCCTCACCGAGAAGCGGGACTACGCCTACTTCGACGCCCAGACCCGCACCTCCGCCCCCATCCACTACGAGGGGACCCGCACCTTCCACGGCCTGGAGGTCTACTACTTCGAGCAGACCGTCCCCTGGACCAGGGTCCCGCTCCCCAGGAAGATGCCGGTCCAGGGCGTCACCCCGGAGACCGTCGCGAAGGCGGGCACCACCCGCTGGTACTCCACCAGGCGGATGTTCTGGGTCGACCCGGTCACCGGCGCCCCGGTCAACGGCGAGGAGATCCACAAGGAAGAACTGCGCGGCGGCCAACTGGTGCCCGGCGGCGGCAAGGTGACCGCCTTCGCCGGCCATGTGAGGATGCGCGCCGACTACGTCGCCTCCACCCTCGCCCTCGTCAAGTCCCAGCGCACCCTGGTCCTGCTGCTCACCAGCTACCTTCCCTGGGGCTTCCCGGCCCTCGGCGCCGTCCTCCTCGCCGCCGGCCTGCTGCTCGAAGCCCGCGGCCGCCGCCCCCGCCCGCGACCGGCGTCCGAGGGCGTTGTCAGTGGCGGGTCGTAG
- the hrpB gene encoding ATP-dependent helicase HrpB, protein MSRTPSPAAGTPGAALAQLPVRSALPALRSALDTTGTAVLCAPPGTGKTTLVPLELAGLTGAGPRRRVLVAEPRRIAARAAARRMAWLLGERVGDRVGFTVRGERRAGPRTTVEVVTTGVLLQRLQRDPELAGVDVVMLDECHERHLDADTCAAFLLDVRAALRPELRLLAASATTDAEGWARLLGGAGEPAPVVAAEGVSHPVEVVWAPPERPVEPPHGMRVDPALLAHVAAVVRRALRERSGDVLCFLPGVGEIARVAGQLAGVDAEVLQVHGRAPAEVQDAVLAGGAAGARRVVLATSVAESSLTVPGVRVVVDGGLARVPRMDHARGLSALATVRASRAAARQRAGRAGRQGPGVVYRCWAEGEDGRLPRFPDPEIKVADLTAFALQTACWGDPSASGLALLDAPPAGALAAAREVLTAIGAVDAGGRATGRGVRMARLGLHPRLARALLDGAPEVGVRRAAEVVALLSEEPPRSYGDDLAAAWRTARRGGDAYAARWRQEARRLASAAGEPERATEERPEAGTGPAPEDAAAGLVAALAFPERVARARTAGSYLMASGTGAELAGAGAGSRAGDGSRLRDAAWLAVAVADRPVTAASARIRLAAVIDEETAVAAAEALYSSGEEVRWSDGEVVARRVTRLGAIELAARPLTAPDAGLLRAAVVDGLRREGLGLLRWTAGATAVRQRMAFLHRELGAPWPDVSDAALLERVEEWLGTELGRARRRADLARVDAGQALTRLLPWATGAAVRFEELAPERIEVPSGSRVRVDYGGEQPVLAVKLQELFGLRESPRVADGRVPVLVHLLSPAGRPAAVTADLASFWRDGYRAVRAELRGRYPKHPWPEDPSTAEPTRHTTARLRRG, encoded by the coding sequence GTGAGCCGCACCCCTTCCCCGGCCGCCGGTACACCCGGCGCCGCCCTCGCCCAACTGCCCGTCCGCAGTGCGCTGCCCGCGCTGCGCAGCGCCCTCGACACGACCGGTACCGCGGTGCTGTGCGCGCCGCCGGGCACTGGCAAGACGACGCTGGTGCCGCTGGAGCTGGCCGGGCTGACCGGCGCGGGGCCGCGGCGGCGGGTGCTCGTCGCCGAACCGCGCCGGATCGCGGCCCGGGCCGCGGCGCGGCGGATGGCGTGGCTGCTCGGTGAGCGGGTGGGCGACCGCGTCGGCTTCACGGTGCGCGGGGAGCGGCGGGCCGGGCCCCGCACGACGGTGGAGGTGGTGACCACCGGAGTGCTGCTGCAGCGACTGCAGCGCGATCCGGAGCTGGCCGGGGTGGACGTCGTGATGCTGGACGAGTGCCACGAGCGGCATCTGGACGCCGACACCTGCGCGGCCTTCCTGCTGGACGTACGGGCGGCGCTGCGGCCGGAGCTGCGGTTGCTCGCCGCCTCCGCGACGACGGATGCGGAGGGGTGGGCGCGGCTGCTGGGCGGCGCCGGGGAGCCGGCGCCCGTGGTGGCGGCGGAGGGCGTCTCGCACCCGGTGGAGGTCGTGTGGGCGCCGCCGGAGCGGCCGGTGGAGCCCCCGCACGGGATGCGGGTGGATCCGGCGCTGCTGGCGCATGTCGCGGCCGTGGTGCGGCGGGCGCTGCGCGAGCGGTCCGGCGATGTGCTGTGTTTCCTGCCCGGGGTCGGGGAGATCGCACGGGTGGCGGGGCAGCTGGCCGGGGTGGACGCCGAGGTGCTGCAGGTGCACGGGCGGGCGCCGGCCGAGGTGCAGGACGCGGTGCTGGCGGGCGGCGCGGCGGGGGCCCGCCGGGTCGTGCTGGCGACCTCCGTGGCGGAGTCCAGCCTGACCGTGCCGGGCGTGCGGGTCGTGGTGGACGGCGGGCTGGCCCGGGTGCCACGGATGGACCATGCGCGAGGGCTCAGCGCGCTGGCGACCGTACGTGCCTCCCGGGCGGCGGCGCGGCAGCGGGCCGGGCGCGCCGGGCGGCAGGGGCCCGGGGTGGTCTACCGCTGCTGGGCCGAGGGGGAGGACGGGCGGCTGCCGCGCTTCCCGGACCCGGAGATCAAGGTCGCCGACCTCACCGCGTTCGCCCTGCAGACGGCCTGTTGGGGTGATCCGTCCGCGAGCGGGCTGGCGCTGCTCGATGCGCCGCCGGCCGGGGCGCTGGCCGCGGCCCGGGAGGTGCTGACGGCGATCGGCGCGGTGGACGCCGGCGGCCGGGCGACCGGGCGGGGCGTCCGGATGGCGCGGCTGGGACTGCACCCGCGGCTGGCCCGCGCACTGCTGGACGGGGCGCCCGAGGTCGGCGTGCGGCGCGCCGCGGAGGTGGTGGCACTGCTGAGCGAGGAACCGCCGCGGTCCTACGGGGACGACCTGGCGGCCGCCTGGCGCACCGCGCGCCGGGGCGGCGACGCCTACGCCGCGCGATGGCGGCAGGAGGCGCGGCGGCTGGCCTCGGCGGCCGGTGAGCCCGAGCGGGCCACGGAGGAACGGCCGGAGGCGGGCACGGGCCCGGCCCCGGAGGACGCGGCGGCCGGGCTGGTCGCGGCGCTGGCCTTCCCGGAGCGGGTGGCCCGGGCGCGCACGGCCGGCAGCTACCTGATGGCGTCCGGGACCGGCGCCGAACTGGCCGGGGCGGGGGCCGGGAGCCGGGCCGGGGACGGGTCCCGGCTGCGGGACGCGGCCTGGCTGGCGGTCGCAGTGGCGGACCGGCCGGTGACCGCGGCGTCCGCGCGGATCCGGCTCGCGGCGGTGATCGACGAGGAGACCGCCGTGGCCGCGGCCGAGGCGCTGTACTCCTCCGGGGAGGAGGTGCGATGGTCGGACGGCGAGGTGGTGGCCCGGCGGGTGACCCGGCTGGGCGCGATCGAGCTGGCGGCCCGCCCCCTGACCGCACCGGATGCCGGACTGCTGCGCGCCGCCGTCGTGGACGGTCTGCGGCGGGAGGGCCTCGGACTGCTGCGGTGGACCGCCGGGGCGACCGCGGTGCGGCAGCGGATGGCCTTTCTGCACCGGGAGTTGGGCGCACCGTGGCCCGACGTCTCCGACGCGGCACTGCTGGAGCGCGTCGAGGAGTGGCTGGGGACCGAGCTGGGGCGGGCCCGGCGGCGGGCCGATCTGGCGCGGGTGGACGCGGGACAGGCGCTGACCCGACTGCTGCCGTGGGCGACCGGTGCGGCGGTGCGCTTCGAGGAGCTGGCGCCGGAGCGGATCGAGGTGCCGAGCGGCTCCCGGGTGCGCGTGGACTACGGGGGCGAGCAGCCCGTACTGGCCGTCAAACTCCAGGAGTTGTTCGGCCTGCGGGAGTCGCCGCGGGTGGCGGACGGGCGGGTGCCGGTGCTGGTGCATCTGCTCTCGCCCGCCGGGCGGCCGGCGGCGGTCACGGCGGATCTGGCGTCCTTCTGGCGGGACGGCTACCGGGCCGTCCGGGCGGAGCTGCGCGGCCGCTACCCCAAGCACCCCTGGCCGGAGGACCCTTCGACAGCCGAGCCAACCCGGCACACCACGGCGCGGCTGCGGCGGGGGTGA